Proteins from a single region of Desulfovibrio sp.:
- a CDS encoding NADH-quinone oxidoreductase subunit N — MNIHLFLPELALLAGCLAAFCMTIGKAGKNAMRVSILCAALVYTLAAIWTLPLKGSLFYDAYRVDLFSQMVKCAMGLGFCLMLFFGGEVKGIDGDVKAEYYLFLLTALLGLTLLVSSVEIVTLFLALELSSYSLYLLVPMRSAPDGQTWHVEAAVKYLFFGVASSGIMLFGISWIFGLTGTTYMSGILPVLHTVSSQPVGVMALVMLLCGMFFKLAVFPFHFWTPDVYQGASNETTAFISALPKVAAVAVLARFCALAAPDSIALPTLLTVLSVCSMFYGNLTALVQKDVKRMLGFSGIAHAGYILLGMVTLKAGGFATALYYGIGYLFMMLAAFLVLYTVAPNGANVNVKNLNGLSRRSPLLAFIMTVSMFALAGIPPFAGFMGKFMLLTSAFKSGYVLLVVIAAINTAIGIYYYLQVVRAVYAEDENETADVPVTTAGTRVAGVCLVAITLALGIMPETVVDMAVKAMQAAW, encoded by the coding sequence ATGAACATACACCTTTTTCTTCCTGAGTTGGCCCTTCTGGCAGGCTGCCTTGCGGCTTTCTGCATGACCATCGGCAAGGCTGGAAAAAACGCCATGCGCGTTTCAATACTCTGCGCCGCACTGGTCTACACCCTGGCCGCCATATGGACGTTGCCGCTCAAGGGCAGCCTTTTTTACGACGCATACCGTGTGGATCTGTTTTCCCAGATGGTAAAATGCGCCATGGGCCTCGGCTTTTGCCTCATGCTGTTCTTCGGGGGTGAGGTCAAGGGCATTGATGGCGACGTGAAGGCCGAATACTACCTCTTTTTGCTGACGGCACTGCTGGGGCTGACCCTGCTTGTCAGCAGCGTCGAGATTGTGACCCTGTTTCTCGCGCTGGAGCTGTCCTCGTACTCCCTCTATCTTCTCGTACCCATGCGCTCCGCGCCTGACGGGCAGACATGGCACGTGGAGGCGGCCGTCAAATACCTGTTCTTCGGCGTTGCCAGTTCGGGCATCATGCTGTTTGGCATAAGCTGGATCTTCGGCCTGACCGGAACCACCTACATGTCCGGCATACTGCCCGTGCTGCATACGGTTTCATCCCAGCCCGTGGGCGTCATGGCGCTGGTCATGCTGCTGTGCGGCATGTTCTTCAAGCTGGCGGTATTTCCTTTCCACTTCTGGACGCCCGATGTTTACCAGGGCGCGTCCAATGAAACCACTGCCTTTATTTCCGCCCTGCCCAAGGTGGCGGCTGTGGCTGTTCTGGCGCGGTTCTGCGCGCTGGCGGCCCCGGATTCCATAGCCTTGCCAACCCTGCTTACCGTGCTTTCCGTCTGCTCGATGTTTTATGGCAACCTGACGGCCCTTGTACAAAAAGACGTCAAACGCATGCTCGGTTTTTCGGGTATAGCCCATGCGGGGTACATCCTGCTGGGCATGGTCACCCTCAAAGCCGGGGGCTTCGCCACTGCCCTGTACTACGGCATCGGCTATCTCTTCATGATGCTGGCGGCCTTTCTGGTTCTGTACACCGTGGCCCCCAATGGAGCGAATGTAAACGTCAAGAATCTCAACGGGCTTTCCCGCCGTTCGCCCCTGCTGGCCTTCATCATGACCGTGAGCATGTTCGCTCTGGCGGGCATTCCGCCTTTCGCGGGCTTTATGGGCAAGTTCATGCTGCTCACAAGCGCATTCAAGTCCGGCTATGTGCTGCTGGTGGTCATTGCGGCCATCAATACGGCCATTGGCATCTATTATTACCTGCAGGTGGTTCGCGCCGTGTACGCCGAGGACGAAAACGAAACGGCGGACGTTCCCGTGACAACGGCCGGAACCCGCGTTGCTGGCGTCTGTCTTGTGGCCATAACGCTCGCGCTGGGCATTATGCCTGAAACTGTGGTGGACATGGCGGTCAAGGCCATGCAGGCCGCCTGGTAA
- a CDS encoding methyl-accepting chemotaxis protein, whose amino-acid sequence MSTANFEEYQKIAQLSVLCSEASSALNAITSDVFRFQHDTRNKNAIKVAHDSVNALISQVKRSEVLVKSAERTGLLKKMLVAAQNLGEQINVVTNSLTGASDLFDKDVQPAMRAMVEDMRVLGQRLHDAGTAEALAVLAQAWPYLASAQGSFERFADSRDMEEGKKARGYLESLKGSMEMMAPYLFTQEGRDLYAHLVKSRDAISVNLAKLEKMFEQGNTGMSSLFAEIAKGREALGALNDSVTTELTTLGPLILDENRDAQQYMQITSLAGIFLGAVLAAGIVIGFVRLLADLSGYASALAHGDFSRQLKTREKGEIGRMVGAMKMVPTALNRILEEYKWLERKVEEGYLSSEGDEGKFEGEFGVLVHGTNNILRRFHTVLENIPSPVIVLNKDLKASYINEIARKLVGDNWQGMTCYEMFHRDDYGTERCGLTTSVNTKAPASGETRAHPQGHTMDVAYTAIPMLDEQGNITSVMQLLTDLTEIKTQQRTMLEVANHASNISDRLAAASEELSTQVGEISRGAEIQRTRVESTASAMAEMNSTVLEVARNAAQAADQSQNSRHKAEDGSGLVNRVVQSINAVNNVAHNLQGNMSELGGQAENIGSIMGVISDIADQTNLLALNAAIEAARAGDAGRGFAVVADEVRKLAEKTMSATLEVSAAITAIQASARTNIDEVHSAVQSVTEATGLANASGAALDEIVTLASDNSTVVSSIAAAAEEQSAASEEISRAIEEINRIVGETSEGIVQSSVALQELSQMAQELRTTMEELR is encoded by the coding sequence ATGTCTACAGCGAATTTTGAGGAATACCAAAAAATTGCGCAGTTGAGTGTACTCTGCAGCGAGGCTTCCAGCGCACTCAATGCAATAACGTCCGATGTTTTTCGGTTTCAGCACGATACAAGGAACAAGAACGCCATCAAGGTGGCGCATGATTCCGTGAACGCTCTGATCTCGCAGGTCAAGCGTTCTGAGGTGCTGGTCAAGAGCGCCGAGCGCACTGGACTTCTCAAAAAAATGCTCGTGGCCGCGCAAAATCTTGGTGAGCAGATCAACGTGGTTACAAATAGTCTGACAGGAGCCAGCGATCTGTTTGACAAAGATGTACAGCCCGCCATGAGAGCCATGGTTGAAGACATGCGCGTACTGGGGCAAAGGCTGCACGATGCTGGCACTGCGGAAGCCCTTGCGGTTCTGGCCCAGGCCTGGCCCTATCTGGCCTCGGCCCAGGGAAGCTTTGAGCGTTTTGCAGATTCGCGTGATATGGAAGAAGGAAAAAAGGCCCGTGGCTATCTGGAATCTCTGAAGGGGAGCATGGAAATGATGGCGCCATACCTTTTCACGCAGGAGGGCCGCGACCTCTATGCCCATCTTGTGAAAAGCAGGGACGCCATAAGCGTAAACCTTGCCAAGCTTGAAAAGATGTTTGAGCAGGGCAATACCGGCATGTCCAGCCTGTTTGCAGAAATAGCCAAGGGACGCGAGGCCCTTGGGGCGCTCAATGACAGCGTCACTACGGAACTGACAACGCTTGGGCCACTGATACTGGATGAAAATCGGGACGCCCAGCAGTACATGCAGATCACAAGCCTTGCTGGCATCTTTTTGGGCGCAGTGCTTGCGGCAGGCATCGTTATTGGCTTTGTGCGCCTGCTTGCCGATCTTTCAGGCTACGCAAGCGCACTGGCACACGGCGATTTCTCCCGCCAGCTGAAAACGCGCGAAAAAGGCGAAATCGGAAGAATGGTTGGAGCCATGAAGATGGTTCCCACGGCCCTCAACAGAATTCTTGAGGAATACAAGTGGCTGGAACGAAAGGTCGAAGAGGGCTATCTGAGTTCAGAAGGCGACGAGGGCAAGTTTGAGGGCGAATTTGGGGTGCTTGTTCATGGCACAAACAATATTCTCAGACGTTTTCATACGGTTCTGGAAAATATCCCCTCGCCCGTCATTGTGCTGAACAAGGATCTCAAGGCATCGTATATCAATGAAATCGCCCGTAAACTGGTTGGAGATAATTGGCAGGGCATGACCTGCTACGAAATGTTCCACCGTGATGATTACGGCACCGAGCGCTGCGGTCTCACCACATCCGTGAATACCAAGGCTCCGGCCAGCGGCGAAACCAGGGCCCATCCGCAGGGCCATACCATGGATGTGGCGTATACCGCCATTCCCATGCTTGACGAGCAGGGCAACATCACTTCCGTCATGCAGCTTTTGACCGACCTTACCGAAATCAAAACCCAGCAGCGAACCATGCTTGAAGTTGCCAATCATGCCTCAAACATCTCCGACCGGCTTGCGGCTGCTTCTGAAGAGCTTTCAACCCAGGTGGGTGAAATTTCACGCGGAGCCGAAATTCAGCGCACGCGCGTTGAGTCCACGGCCAGCGCCATGGCGGAAATGAACTCCACCGTTCTGGAGGTAGCGCGAAACGCGGCTCAGGCCGCCGACCAGAGCCAGAACTCGCGACACAAGGCCGAGGACGGTTCCGGCCTGGTCAACAGGGTTGTCCAGTCCATCAATGCCGTGAACAACGTGGCGCACAACCTGCAAGGCAATATGAGCGAACTGGGAGGCCAGGCGGAAAATATCGGCAGCATCATGGGCGTTATTTCCGATATCGCCGATCAGACCAACCTGCTGGCGCTCAATGCAGCCATTGAGGCCGCCCGTGCTGGCGATGCGGGCAGGGGATTTGCCGTGGTTGCCGACGAGGTGCGCAAGCTGGCGGAAAAAACCATGAGCGCTACTCTGGAAGTCAGCGCCGCCATCACCGCCATTCAGGCTTCGGCCCGTACCAATATCGACGAGGTGCACAGCGCAGTGCAAAGCGTGACAGAAGCAACAGGGCTGGCCAACGCTTCTGGCGCCGCCCTGGATGAAATCGTGACGCTGGCCTCGGACAACTCCACTGTGGTCAGTTCCATTGCCGCGGCGGCGGAAGAGCAAAGCGCCGCGTCAGAGGAAATCAGCCGGGCCATTGAAGAAATCAACCGCATTGTCGGCGAAACCTCCGAAGGCATCGTACAGTCTTCTGTGGCCTTGCAGGAACTGTCGCAAATGGCTCAGGAACTGCGAACCACCATGGAAGAACTGCGGTAA
- a CDS encoding metallophosphoesterase codes for MFIHLMGGVVFIYLAARLVLPLRAGWKTKAGLAALLLFITQQHFINRMAFGGLASPEIPPFLLLAQGWCFLLLVLLLVFTLLRDLVCIIGWVGRKIRGSAKPVAPQPAFSSGRRQAIMVALAAGTAFWGLREAVGVPEVRNVEVLVPRLPNALDGLSIVQISDMHASPLLQSVWVNALVDRVNALKPDLILFTGDMVDGSPAARAADVAPLRRLRANYGIWGSVGNHEYYSNFSGWMKAFPALGIPMLLNQHTVLRIQEHPLVLAGVTDVAAQRFGLPGPDLAAALQGAPEDAVRILMEHRPANAPANARCGIDVQLSGHTHGGQILGMNAVVAQFNGGYLYGRYAVDALNMYVTSGAGVWNGFPVRLGVPSEIPRIILRSA; via the coding sequence ATGTTCATACATTTGATGGGCGGGGTCGTCTTCATATATCTGGCGGCCCGGCTTGTGCTGCCCTTGCGGGCAGGCTGGAAAACAAAAGCCGGGCTGGCCGCGTTGCTGCTTTTCATCACACAGCAGCACTTTATCAACCGCATGGCTTTCGGGGGGCTGGCGTCTCCTGAAATTCCCCCCTTTCTGCTGCTGGCGCAGGGCTGGTGCTTTCTCTTGCTGGTACTGCTGCTGGTGTTCACGCTTTTGCGTGATCTGGTCTGCATCATTGGCTGGGTCGGCCGAAAAATTCGTGGCAGCGCAAAGCCCGTCGCTCCACAGCCCGCCTTTTCATCTGGCAGACGGCAGGCCATAATGGTGGCTCTTGCCGCAGGCACGGCCTTTTGGGGCCTGCGTGAAGCCGTTGGCGTGCCAGAGGTGAGGAATGTTGAGGTGCTTGTGCCAAGGCTCCCCAACGCTCTGGACGGGCTGAGCATCGTGCAGATCAGCGATATGCACGCAAGCCCGCTTTTGCAGAGTGTATGGGTGAACGCGCTGGTGGATCGCGTCAATGCCCTGAAGCCGGATCTGATTCTGTTCACAGGGGATATGGTGGATGGCAGCCCCGCGGCCAGGGCTGCGGATGTGGCTCCCTTGCGGCGGTTGCGGGCGAATTACGGCATTTGGGGCTCTGTGGGCAACCATGAGTATTACAGCAACTTTTCCGGCTGGATGAAGGCATTTCCCGCCCTGGGCATACCCATGCTGCTGAACCAGCACACGGTGCTGCGCATACAGGAGCATCCGCTGGTTCTCGCTGGTGTTACGGATGTGGCTGCGCAGCGCTTTGGTCTGCCTGGGCCGGATCTGGCTGCGGCGCTTCAGGGCGCGCCCGAAGACGCGGTGCGCATCCTTATGGAGCACAGGCCCGCCAACGCGCCTGCAAACGCCCGATGCGGCATTGATGTACAGCTTTCGGGCCATACCCACGGGGGGCAGATACTGGGCATGAACGCCGTGGTGGCGCAGTTCAACGGCGGTTATCTGTACGGGCGGTATGCGGTTGACGCGCTGAACATGTACGTTACCTCCGGGGCGGGGGTGTGGAACGGATTTCCCGTGCGACTTGGCGTGCCGTCGGAGATTCCCAGGATAATTTTGCGCAGCGCCTGA
- a CDS encoding methyltransferase produces the protein MGTAPFDHLSQEMTCFMRSSVLGALAELDLGTTILQNGNSLGAAELARLCAYDERGAEALLDALAALGYFAKTGTGAAARYSVAEEYKSSLDSRHPSTLIPMMRHMAGLQRSWARLAWAVRDGKPQDKIPSILGAEQDRVSFIMAMNSIAVRLVDKAVASLFSAGVLSVASMGLRILDIGGASGTYTEAFLKNLPKSTATIIDLPVAIAQAKNRFTGTSLESRVSLIECDFTKDALPSGFDFAWISAIIHQMNRETSRMLYAKALDALKPGGSVGVRDYVMREDRTCPVDGALFGINMLVNTRDGRVYTYEEIREDLELAGFTQVVHAVDVPSMSAVVTAKKPG, from the coding sequence ATGGGCACAGCGCCTTTTGACCATCTCAGCCAAGAAATGACATGCTTCATGCGCTCCAGCGTTCTTGGGGCCCTGGCCGAACTTGATCTTGGCACAACTATCCTCCAGAACGGCAACAGCCTCGGCGCTGCCGAGCTTGCCCGGCTGTGTGCATACGATGAACGGGGAGCCGAGGCCCTGCTGGACGCGCTTGCCGCCCTGGGCTATTTCGCCAAAACAGGAACAGGGGCCGCAGCCCGGTATTCCGTGGCAGAAGAATACAAAAGCTCTCTGGACAGCCGCCACCCGTCAACATTAATTCCAATGATGCGGCACATGGCAGGCTTGCAGCGCTCGTGGGCGCGCCTTGCCTGGGCCGTGCGCGACGGCAAGCCGCAGGATAAAATCCCCAGTATTCTCGGCGCAGAACAGGACAGGGTATCGTTCATCATGGCCATGAATTCCATCGCCGTCAGGCTGGTGGACAAGGCCGTAGCATCGCTGTTCAGTGCCGGGGTTCTGTCTGTTGCAAGCATGGGCCTGCGTATTCTGGACATCGGCGGCGCATCGGGCACCTATACTGAAGCCTTTCTCAAGAATCTGCCGAAAAGCACCGCCACCATCATCGACCTGCCTGTGGCCATTGCGCAGGCCAAAAACCGTTTTACGGGCACGAGCCTTGAGTCGCGCGTCAGCCTGATTGAGTGCGACTTTACAAAGGACGCCCTGCCCTCTGGTTTTGATTTTGCCTGGATAAGCGCCATAATTCACCAGATGAACCGGGAAACAAGCCGCATGCTCTACGCCAAGGCCCTGGATGCGCTGAAACCTGGCGGCAGTGTGGGCGTTCGGGACTACGTCATGCGTGAGGACCGCACCTGCCCTGTTGACGGCGCCCTTTTTGGCATCAACATGCTTGTGAACACCCGGGACGGCAGGGTCTACACCTATGAAGAAATCAGGGAAGACCTCGAACTGGCAGGCTTCACCCAGGTTGTCCACGCCGTTGACGTACCCAGCATGTCCGCTGTGGTGACCGCAAAAAAACCCGGTTAG
- a CDS encoding SLC13 family permease, with amino-acid sequence MNQDFCASRLPVFTYLCENVRKSGNTPCRAFAGFGIAWLAFVLFWGVLEPFSGLTPDGMAVLGIVVWASIMWVSEAMPAGITGISIPTMLLITKALPWANGKPPMAVIFAGFTNHVIWLCLFAFMVAAVMQLIGLDRRIALGILARFKASSVGRVIWGMFFVNIILGFLVPAANARAATLLPVVQGICNLLGDTPEDRAAKKAIVIQSLVYGSMICGMFIMTAHLPNMILVGIFEKNGYQDLNFLNWMLLQFPYLGMFALTSFWIKYHFKTAKVSIAGGAATLEKSYRDLGPMTAPEKVLLGIFLLVGFMFVTGKGSFICELHRQPLGVIGLLGMLLLFAPGIMPCSWRAVQQKTIWGTFLLLGGAMTMTTAMTQAGVAQWLADHIHAMVVGLNWWQTLLVMMAGTHVIRLGMLSNVAAVAMLAPVVFAMAPKLGLHPVAFTMLVCDTDTFAYLLPTQITAAVIAHSTETFSTADYAKAGWVAVLIAIAYGVCVMAPWYALLGLPVWNPSAPWPF; translated from the coding sequence ATGAATCAGGATTTTTGTGCATCACGACTGCCGGTATTTACCTACCTTTGTGAAAATGTTCGTAAATCTGGCAACACCCCCTGCAGGGCCTTTGCAGGCTTTGGCATAGCGTGGTTGGCGTTCGTACTTTTCTGGGGAGTGCTTGAACCGTTTTCTGGCCTCACGCCTGACGGAATGGCCGTTCTCGGCATTGTCGTCTGGGCCAGCATCATGTGGGTCAGCGAGGCCATGCCCGCAGGCATAACCGGCATTTCCATTCCCACCATGCTGCTGATCACCAAGGCTCTGCCCTGGGCCAACGGCAAACCGCCCATGGCCGTCATCTTTGCCGGCTTTACAAACCACGTCATCTGGCTGTGTCTGTTCGCCTTTATGGTCGCCGCCGTCATGCAGCTTATCGGGCTGGACCGCCGTATTGCGCTGGGCATTCTGGCGCGCTTCAAGGCGTCATCCGTTGGTCGGGTCATCTGGGGCATGTTTTTCGTCAACATCATCCTTGGCTTTCTTGTTCCTGCGGCCAACGCCCGCGCCGCCACCCTGCTGCCCGTGGTGCAGGGCATATGCAATCTGCTGGGCGATACGCCCGAAGACCGGGCTGCCAAAAAGGCCATCGTGATTCAGTCGCTGGTCTATGGTTCGATGATCTGCGGCATGTTCATCATGACGGCCCACCTGCCGAACATGATTCTGGTGGGCATTTTTGAAAAAAATGGCTACCAGGACCTGAACTTTCTGAACTGGATGCTGCTCCAATTTCCCTATCTTGGCATGTTTGCGCTTACCAGCTTCTGGATCAAGTACCATTTCAAAACCGCAAAGGTGTCCATTGCGGGCGGCGCAGCCACGCTTGAAAAAAGCTATCGTGACCTCGGCCCCATGACCGCTCCTGAAAAGGTGCTTCTTGGCATCTTCCTTCTGGTGGGCTTCATGTTTGTTACGGGCAAGGGCAGCTTTATCTGCGAACTGCACAGGCAGCCGCTGGGCGTTATTGGCCTGTTGGGCATGCTGCTGCTCTTTGCTCCCGGCATTATGCCCTGCTCGTGGCGGGCAGTGCAGCAAAAAACCATCTGGGGCACATTTCTTCTGCTGGGCGGCGCAATGACCATGACCACAGCCATGACCCAGGCGGGTGTGGCGCAATGGCTAGCCGACCATATCCATGCCATGGTTGTTGGCCTGAACTGGTGGCAGACCCTGCTGGTCATGATGGCCGGAACACACGTCATCCGGCTTGGCATGTTGTCCAACGTGGCGGCAGTGGCCATGCTGGCCCCGGTGGTTTTTGCCATGGCGCCCAAACTGGGGCTGCACCCCGTGGCCTTCACCATGCTGGTTTGCGATACCGACACCTTCGCATACCTGCTGCCGACCCAGATCACCGCGGCCGTCATAGCTCACAGCACCGAAACATTTTCTACCGCGGACTATGCCAAGGCCGGTTGGGTCGCCGTGCTCATCGCCATTGCTTACGGCGTTTGCGTCATGGCCCCCTGGTATGCGCTTCTGGGGCTTCCGGTGTGGAACCCTTCCGCGCCCTGGCCTTTCTAG
- a CDS encoding adenylyl-sulfate reductase subunit alpha produces MARMKTGHTVDFRPASLADIETVEVTADLLIIGGGNAGCFVATEAARLNPQIKTVIVEKADIMRSGACSAGMDAINTYIPEGKTPEDLVRWSRSQVGGGPLREDLALSNAEELNECVDDLERWGLPILRDEDGKIRYRGKWDISIHGEQLKPIMAEKALESGADVYNRVAATSLLMQDGRCVGATGFGVRDGKFYVFRARATVVSTGGAGTLYKSYTADSTDSGSQIWMCPYCVGSGYAIGFRQGAELTSLEQRWVATRTKDFCGPVDTISVGYGAPIINSHGERVMSRYASLGGDAAPRYIRANAPMEEWLAGRGPCYCDTTHMTPEKTKAMMEDYLNERPSFVLFLASRGQDPSKEPIEIFGSDPYILGGHTGGGYWVDMERMTTLPGLFAAGETAGGNPNKFVGGCCAEGKLAARGALAFMAAVGTPAPDAAQIEREKERVYAPLLTREAEGIRPVEMKERLQRLMDEYAGGSSQFYRTNEQQLDYALRHIKMLQSQFCHLRAQDLHELMQANETMDRVDVAEAVVHHLKARKETRWAGWQTRSDYPERDDANFDCFVESRRDAATGEIVTFTRPYEQLLPGDRYKP; encoded by the coding sequence ATGGCACGCATGAAAACAGGCCATACGGTTGATTTTCGGCCCGCAAGCCTGGCCGACATTGAAACCGTCGAGGTCACAGCCGACCTTCTGATCATAGGCGGCGGCAACGCCGGGTGCTTTGTGGCCACCGAAGCCGCACGGCTCAACCCGCAGATAAAAACCGTCATTGTGGAAAAAGCGGATATTATGCGCTCCGGAGCCTGCTCCGCAGGGATGGACGCCATCAACACCTACATCCCCGAAGGCAAGACGCCCGAGGATCTCGTTCGCTGGAGTCGCTCGCAGGTGGGCGGCGGCCCCTTGCGTGAAGATCTGGCGCTCTCCAATGCCGAAGAGCTCAATGAATGCGTGGATGATCTTGAACGTTGGGGCCTGCCCATCCTGCGGGACGAAGACGGAAAGATTCGCTATCGCGGCAAGTGGGACATCTCCATCCACGGCGAACAGCTGAAGCCCATCATGGCTGAAAAGGCTCTTGAAAGCGGCGCGGACGTCTACAACCGGGTAGCGGCCACAAGCCTGCTGATGCAGGACGGGCGCTGCGTGGGCGCAACGGGTTTTGGCGTGCGCGACGGCAAGTTTTATGTTTTCCGCGCCAGGGCTACGGTTGTCAGCACGGGCGGCGCAGGTACGCTTTACAAGTCGTACACCGCAGACTCCACGGACAGTGGTTCGCAGATATGGATGTGCCCCTACTGTGTGGGATCAGGTTATGCCATAGGTTTCAGGCAGGGCGCAGAACTCACGAGCCTTGAGCAACGCTGGGTCGCCACCCGCACCAAGGATTTTTGCGGCCCCGTGGACACCATTTCCGTGGGCTATGGCGCGCCCATCATCAACTCGCACGGCGAGCGCGTCATGAGCCGCTATGCAAGTCTTGGCGGCGACGCGGCCCCCCGGTACATCCGCGCCAACGCGCCCATGGAAGAATGGCTTGCCGGACGCGGCCCCTGCTACTGCGACACCACCCACATGACGCCTGAAAAGACCAAGGCCATGATGGAAGACTACCTGAACGAACGCCCCTCATTCGTGCTCTTTCTCGCCAGTCGGGGGCAGGACCCCAGCAAGGAACCCATCGAAATTTTCGGTTCCGATCCCTACATCCTTGGTGGTCACACCGGGGGCGGCTATTGGGTGGATATGGAGCGCATGACCACCCTGCCCGGCCTGTTTGCGGCGGGTGAAACCGCAGGCGGCAACCCCAACAAGTTTGTGGGCGGCTGCTGCGCCGAAGGCAAACTGGCCGCGCGCGGAGCGCTTGCCTTCATGGCTGCCGTGGGCACGCCTGCCCCTGACGCAGCGCAGATTGAGCGTGAAAAAGAACGGGTCTATGCCCCGCTGCTGACTCGTGAAGCCGAAGGCATTCGTCCGGTAGAAATGAAAGAACGCCTGCAAAGGCTCATGGACGAATACGCTGGCGGCTCCAGCCAGTTTTATCGCACCAATGAGCAGCAACTGGACTACGCCCTCAGGCATATCAAGATGCTGCAAAGCCAGTTCTGCCACCTGCGCGCGCAGGATCTGCACGAACTGATGCAGGCCAACGAAACCATGGACCGTGTGGATGTGGCCGAAGCCGTGGTGCATCACCTCAAGGCCCGCAAGGAAACCCGCTGGGCGGGCTGGCAGACACGATCGGACTATCCGGAACGCGACGACGCCAACTTCGACTGCTTTGTGGAATCACGCCGGGATGCAGCCACCGGAGAAATAGTCACATTTACCCGTCCCTACGAGCAGTTGCTCCCTGGCGACAGGTACAAGCCCTAA
- a CDS encoding 4Fe-4S dicluster domain-containing protein produces MPPKIDVHKCNGCKGREETHCEEACPGNLMALDQAVGKAFLRNPRDCWDCMSCIKACPSGALEIKMPYQLGYFKASLKPIMGSNFIIWKCRDIYGQEQTYRYVNRLDKA; encoded by the coding sequence ATGCCGCCAAAAATTGACGTACATAAATGCAATGGCTGTAAAGGGCGCGAAGAAACCCACTGCGAAGAGGCGTGCCCCGGCAACCTCATGGCCCTAGATCAGGCCGTCGGCAAGGCTTTTCTGCGCAACCCCCGCGACTGCTGGGACTGCATGTCCTGCATCAAGGCATGCCCTTCCGGCGCGCTTGAAATCAAGATGCCCTATCAGCTCGGCTACTTCAAAGCTTCGCTGAAACCCATAATGGGGTCCAACTTCATTATCTGGAAATGCCGCGATATTTACGGGCAGGAGCAGACCTACCGTTATGTGAACCGGCTGGACAAGGCCTAA
- a CDS encoding Crp/Fnr family transcriptional regulator, whose protein sequence is MNTFWHLEKEDFFRGIDDVKSIFMENAHRQELPKNETVFLEGDAGDTCFYIESGLVRIFGTAGFGKEMTFSLRMRGEFFGLSEVLNSSPRKAGAQTASPSVLYSIGQQSFETLLRDHYPLARRVITLLGRRLRYMGDMVRRQNDDVANRLASLLISLAYDTLRTTEDWDKPCEIPLNIPQEQMASMVGSTQPTVSATLQRFRMDGLIVGNGRKIVLLNPIEMIYRLDHNLL, encoded by the coding sequence ATGAACACATTCTGGCACCTCGAAAAAGAAGATTTTTTCAGAGGGATTGATGATGTAAAAAGCATTTTTATGGAAAACGCCCATCGCCAGGAATTGCCCAAGAATGAAACTGTTTTTTTGGAAGGCGATGCCGGAGATACTTGTTTTTATATTGAATCCGGCCTGGTTCGCATTTTCGGCACGGCTGGTTTCGGCAAAGAGATGACGTTTTCCTTGCGCATGCGGGGGGAGTTTTTTGGTCTTTCTGAAGTGCTGAACAGTTCGCCGCGCAAGGCAGGCGCGCAGACCGCAAGCCCTTCAGTGCTGTATTCCATCGGCCAGCAAAGCTTTGAAACCCTGCTGCGTGATCATTATCCGCTGGCACGTCGCGTCATCACTCTTCTGGGCCGCAGGTTGCGCTATATGGGCGATATGGTGCGCAGGCAAAATGATGACGTGGCCAACCGCCTGGCAAGCCTGCTTATTTCACTGGCCTACGACACGCTGCGCACCACCGAAGACTGGGACAAGCCCTGTGAAATCCCACTGAACATTCCTCAGGAACAGATGGCCTCTATGGTAGGTTCGACTCAGCCCACGGTGAGCGCCACCTTGCAGCGCTTTCGCATGGACGGTCTTATTGTCGGCAACGGCAGAAAGATTGTGCTGCTCAACCCTATTGAGATGATCTACAGGCTTGACCACAATCTTCTTTGA